Proteins encoded within one genomic window of Thalassospira sp. TSL5-1:
- the coaA gene encoding type I pantothenate kinase, with protein MTPSPASLYPDRYALFDRDKWQTLGEDTAHHLSPEDLDALRGLNDTTDTTDLAEVFAPLVHLIRTHRDHLTSLKTGMGNLLGTAPRKAPYIIGVAGSVAVGKSTFCRVLRQMLAQSFGPDGRVDLMCTDGFLWPLADLEERGLLSRKGFPESYDRRALLETLEHIKDGAERVEIPVYSHVTYDIEPDRKQIITSPDILIVEGLNVLEISTTGNPAAATHAGDYFDFTLYLDADETDIRAWYIHRFLTLKNSVFQNPESYFHRYAHLNDDEARHLAGEIWTSINARVLEEHVAPSRFRADAILCKGKGHRVETVAVRKP; from the coding sequence ATGACTCCATCCCCGGCATCGCTTTATCCTGATCGTTACGCCCTGTTTGACCGGGATAAATGGCAGACATTAGGGGAAGATACCGCCCACCATCTTAGCCCTGAAGACCTTGATGCGCTGCGCGGGTTAAATGACACCACCGATACAACCGACCTGGCCGAGGTTTTCGCCCCGCTGGTCCATTTGATCCGCACGCACCGCGACCATTTGACCAGCCTTAAAACCGGCATGGGGAACCTTTTGGGCACTGCCCCGCGCAAGGCCCCCTATATTATCGGCGTGGCAGGCAGTGTTGCCGTTGGCAAAAGCACCTTTTGCCGTGTCTTGCGCCAGATGCTGGCACAATCCTTTGGCCCGGATGGCCGGGTGGATTTGATGTGCACGGATGGTTTTTTATGGCCACTCGCCGATCTTGAAGAACGCGGGCTTCTCTCGCGCAAGGGCTTTCCCGAAAGTTATGATCGCCGCGCACTTCTTGAAACGCTTGAACATATCAAGGACGGGGCGGAACGTGTCGAAATTCCGGTTTATTCGCATGTCACATACGATATTGAGCCGGACCGGAAACAAATCATTACCAGCCCCGATATCCTGATTGTCGAGGGGCTGAATGTGCTGGAAATCAGCACCACAGGCAACCCGGCCGCCGCCACCCATGCCGGGGACTATTTTGATTTTACGCTGTATCTTGATGCCGATGAAACCGATATTCGTGCCTGGTATATCCATCGGTTTCTAACCCTGAAAAACAGCGTGTTTCAAAACCCGGAATCCTATTTTCACCGCTATGCCCACCTTAATGACGACGAAGCCCGCCATCTGGCAGGTGAAATCTGGACCAGTATCAATGCAAGGGTTCTGGAAGAACATGTCGCCCCGTCGCGGTTTCGGGCCGATGCCATCCTGTGTAAGGGAAAAGGTCATAGGGTGGAAACCGTTGCGGTCCGCAAACCCTGA
- a CDS encoding AraC family transcriptional regulator: MIDHSSELSRSENVQRVGSDVMSELLLGMRLRGLNYNRVYLSRPFGVRFGNHDVARAQFHFVARGPVYLRCSKAKIHVLQTGDAVLLPLGLSHELLSAPDISGSDIKSFVMAPICSQVGAITACNAEEQDDDVLFFSGCMEFDLGSMSPLISMMPEVMQVGTLLDRNPEILPILEAMAREVCTARAGYGAIVTRLADVVSASIVRGWVECGCGDASGWVEALRDPRLGRVISALHRDPGRDWTVASMAAEMGASRSVFAERFLAITGITPLRYVADLRMRLATQWIRQDRMPVDEMASRLGYGSAAAFSRAFKRVTGTSPGEMRRA, from the coding sequence ATGATTGATCATTCGTCCGAATTGTCCCGTTCTGAAAATGTGCAGCGCGTCGGTAGCGACGTGATGAGTGAACTTTTGCTGGGGATGCGCCTGCGGGGCCTCAACTATAACCGTGTATATCTGTCGCGGCCTTTTGGGGTGCGGTTTGGCAATCATGATGTTGCACGGGCGCAATTTCATTTTGTGGCCCGTGGGCCGGTTTATCTGCGCTGTAGCAAGGCAAAAATTCATGTTTTGCAAACCGGCGATGCCGTTTTACTGCCGCTTGGCTTGTCGCACGAATTGCTTTCTGCCCCCGACATAAGTGGCAGCGACATAAAAAGTTTTGTCATGGCGCCGATTTGCAGCCAGGTGGGTGCCATTACCGCCTGCAACGCGGAAGAGCAGGATGATGACGTTCTGTTTTTTAGCGGGTGCATGGAATTTGATCTTGGCAGCATGAGCCCGCTGATCAGCATGATGCCGGAAGTCATGCAGGTGGGAACCTTGCTGGATCGAAACCCGGAGATTTTGCCGATCCTTGAAGCAATGGCACGCGAGGTTTGCACGGCACGTGCCGGTTATGGGGCGATTGTGACGCGCCTGGCCGATGTGGTTTCGGCCTCTATTGTGCGCGGTTGGGTGGAATGCGGCTGCGGCGATGCCAGCGGCTGGGTTGAGGCCCTGCGCGACCCGCGTTTGGGCCGTGTGATCAGCGCATTGCACCGGGACCCGGGGCGGGACTGGACGGTGGCATCGATGGCAGCGGAAATGGGGGCATCCCGGTCAGTTTTTGCCGAACGTTTTTTGGCGATAACCGGGATTACGCCGCTGCGCTATGTTGCGGACCTTCGCATGCGTTTGGCAACCCAGTGGATCCGCCAGGACCGCATGCCGGTAGACGAGATGGCATCCCGGTTGGGTTATGGCTCTGCTGCGGCATTCAGCCGGGCATTCAAGCGGGTTACGGGTACATCACCCGGCGAGATGCGCCGCGCCTGA
- a CDS encoding MFS transporter produces the protein MDDHISGSHHAGGQKAPAWGAVFSMTLGVFGLVTAEFLPASLLTPMAHDLAIPEALAGQAVSATAVIALITCLFIATLTRRFDRRHVLLGFSILLILSNILVAIAPNLSFLLVGRVLLGVALGGFWTMATAVVMRLVPEHLIPRALSIMFSGVSIATVFAAPVGSFLGDIIGWRNIFLLTGGLGVVVLIAQFASLPRLAPVGHASLRTLFDVMMRPRMRFGLVLTMLIFTGHFAMFTYVRPFLENVTGVAVSGISGILLGFGIANFIGTYIAGALIERSLKLTLSIMPIIMGLAGLGLATLQGSSTIGDSILIAIWGMAFAAMPVGSSTWITRTVPDEAESGGGLIVAAIQLAIALGAALGGAIYSANGALGVFGLSGTLLLVAGFVVMLGLRPAPIASAQNEA, from the coding sequence ATGGACGATCACATTTCTGGCAGCCACCACGCTGGCGGGCAAAAGGCCCCGGCATGGGGCGCTGTCTTTTCCATGACACTGGGCGTTTTTGGCCTGGTCACAGCCGAATTTTTACCCGCAAGCCTGCTAACTCCGATGGCACACGACCTTGCCATTCCCGAAGCCCTGGCCGGACAGGCCGTATCGGCCACCGCCGTTATCGCCCTGATCACCTGCCTTTTTATCGCAACCCTGACCCGTCGTTTTGACCGTCGCCATGTTCTGCTGGGATTTTCGATATTACTGATTTTATCGAATATTCTGGTCGCCATCGCCCCCAACCTGTCATTCCTGTTAGTCGGGCGTGTGTTGCTGGGCGTCGCCCTGGGTGGTTTCTGGACAATGGCAACTGCTGTTGTTATGCGGCTGGTGCCCGAACATCTTATTCCCCGCGCCTTATCCATTATGTTTAGCGGCGTTTCCATTGCCACGGTTTTTGCAGCCCCGGTCGGCAGTTTTCTGGGTGATATTATTGGCTGGCGCAATATCTTCCTGTTGACCGGCGGTCTGGGTGTTGTGGTGCTGATTGCGCAATTTGCCTCCCTGCCCCGACTGGCACCGGTGGGCCATGCCAGCCTGCGCACCCTGTTTGATGTCATGATGCGTCCGCGCATGCGGTTTGGCCTGGTCCTGACCATGCTGATCTTTACCGGCCATTTCGCCATGTTTACCTATGTACGACCGTTTCTGGAGAACGTCACCGGCGTTGCGGTTTCGGGCATTTCCGGCATTTTGCTGGGCTTTGGCATTGCCAATTTCATTGGCACCTATATCGCCGGGGCACTGATTGAACGCAGCCTGAAACTGACGCTCAGCATCATGCCCATCATCATGGGGCTGGCCGGGCTGGGACTGGCAACACTTCAGGGCAGCAGCACGATTGGCGATAGCATCCTGATTGCCATTTGGGGCATGGCCTTTGCCGCGATGCCAGTAGGCTCGTCCACATGGATTACCCGCACCGTTCCCGACGAAGCCGAAAGCGGCGGCGGGCTAATTGTTGCCGCGATCCAGCTTGCCATTGCCTTGGGCGCGGCACTGGGCGGGGCGATTTACTCGGCCAATGGTGCCCTTGGCGTCTTTGGCCTAAGCGGCACCCTGCTGCTGGTAGCCGGTTTCGTGGTGATGCTGGGTTTGCGCCCGGCCCCCATAGCAAGCGCGCAAAACGAAGCCTGA
- the araD1 gene encoding AraD1 family protein, whose protein sequence is MRLVQFLDTDGKASVAIVEDAKTLAPLKDVASIVDLAKSALAEGINLIAAAEKHKGDARVDYDEVAAENRLLPPVSHADPAHFLVTGTGLTHLGSASARANMHTAANKQADETDSMKMFRMGVEGGKPAAGQKGVQPEWFYKGDGSVVVAPGADIPSPSFALDGSEEPEIAAIYLVDDQGTPVRLGFALGNEFSDHVMERQNYLYLAHSKLRACSLGPELLLGDLPSHVEGTSRIYRDGKVIWEKQFVSGEDNMSHSLENLEYHHFKYDLFCRPGDVHAHYFGTATLSFADGVTTQDGDEFEISSETFGRPIRNRLKVQAERPVKVRTI, encoded by the coding sequence ATGAGACTGGTTCAATTTCTGGATACAGACGGCAAAGCATCGGTTGCTATTGTTGAAGATGCTAAAACGCTGGCGCCGCTCAAGGATGTGGCATCGATTGTGGATCTGGCAAAATCGGCGCTGGCCGAAGGCATTAATTTGATTGCGGCTGCTGAAAAACACAAGGGTGATGCCCGCGTGGATTATGACGAAGTTGCCGCCGAAAACCGTTTGTTGCCGCCCGTCAGCCATGCCGACCCGGCACATTTTCTGGTGACGGGTACGGGCCTTACGCATTTGGGCTCGGCATCGGCGCGGGCCAATATGCACACGGCAGCCAACAAGCAGGCCGATGAAACCGATTCCATGAAAATGTTCCGCATGGGTGTAGAAGGCGGCAAACCCGCCGCCGGCCAAAAGGGCGTGCAGCCGGAATGGTTTTATAAGGGCGATGGCTCGGTTGTCGTTGCACCGGGGGCAGATATTCCCAGCCCGTCCTTTGCCCTTGATGGCAGTGAAGAACCTGAAATTGCCGCGATTTATCTGGTCGATGATCAGGGCACACCGGTGCGGTTGGGCTTTGCCCTGGGCAATGAATTTTCCGACCATGTGATGGAACGGCAAAATTACCTTTATTTGGCGCATTCCAAACTGCGGGCCTGTTCCCTGGGGCCGGAACTGCTGCTGGGCGATTTACCCAGCCATGTCGAAGGCACCTCGCGGATTTATCGCGACGGTAAGGTCATTTGGGAAAAGCAGTTTGTCAGTGGTGAAGACAACATGTCGCATTCACTGGAAAATCTGGAATACCATCATTTCAAATATGATCTGTTCTGCCGTCCGGGCGATGTCCACGCCCATTATTTTGGTACGGCAACCCTTAGCTTTGCCGATGGTGTCACAACACAGGACGGCGACGAATTTGAAATTTCGTCCGAAACGTTTGGCCGTCCCATTCGTAACCGTCTTAAAGTTCAGGCGGAACGCCCGGTGAAGGTGCGCACGATCTAA
- a CDS encoding SDR family NAD(P)-dependent oxidoreductase produces MADRKPTHYTSLKDASVFITGGATGIGMALVEAFCEQGAKVAFVDILREEGEKLAENLAGKSAHAPLFIECDLTDIDALRQAVKDASTQNGPISVLLNNVANDTRHKWQDVTVEYWDQRQAINIRPAFFAIQAVAPMMIEAGGGSIVNFGSVSWMMGQGGMPGYTTAKSAVQGLTRGMARDLGKDNIRVNTLVPGWVMTQRQLDLWVDEAAEKEIAERQCLKNKVMPDDIARMALFLASDESRMITSQNFIVDGGWV; encoded by the coding sequence ATGGCCGACCGTAAACCCACCCATTATACCAGCCTCAAGGATGCCTCGGTTTTTATTACCGGCGGGGCAACCGGCATTGGCATGGCCCTGGTTGAAGCCTTTTGCGAGCAGGGGGCGAAGGTCGCCTTTGTCGATATTCTGCGTGAAGAGGGCGAGAAGCTGGCGGAAAATCTCGCGGGGAAATCTGCCCATGCGCCGCTTTTTATTGAATGCGACCTGACTGACATCGACGCCCTGCGCCAGGCGGTCAAGGATGCCAGTACTCAAAACGGCCCGATTTCGGTTTTGCTGAACAATGTCGCCAATGACACCCGCCATAAATGGCAGGATGTGACAGTTGAATATTGGGACCAGCGCCAGGCGATCAATATCCGTCCGGCCTTTTTTGCCATTCAGGCCGTCGCCCCGATGATGATAGAGGCCGGTGGCGGCTCGATTGTCAATTTCGGGTCGGTTAGCTGGATGATGGGTCAGGGCGGCATGCCCGGCTATACCACGGCCAAATCCGCCGTGCAGGGCCTGACACGCGGCATGGCACGCGACCTTGGCAAGGATAATATCCGGGTCAATACGCTGGTGCCGGGTTGGGTGATGACGCAGCGCCAGCTTGACCTGTGGGTGGATGAAGCCGCCGAAAAGGAAATTGCCGAACGCCAGTGCCTGAAAAACAAGGTCATGCCTGATGATATTGCCCGCATGGCGCTGTTTTTGGCATCCGATGAAAGCCGCATGATTACATCGCAGAATTTCATCGTTGATGGCGGCTGGGTTTAA